In the genome of Calonectris borealis chromosome 14, bCalBor7.hap1.2, whole genome shotgun sequence, the window CATCATCACCTACGTGGTGGCCTTCTACCACTACTTCTCCAAGATGAAGGTGCTGGAGGTGGAGGGCAGGCGTCTGGGCAAGGTAGGGGATGgcgttggggcggggggggtctgCCGGGGTGCTGGCACCCAGTGCTCACCGCCGGTCCTGCCGCAGGTCATTGAGCACGCCAAGGAGACGGAGCGGATGATCGAGGGCTATGGAGGGCTGGCCTCCGACCTGCTCACCTGGATCGAGCAGACCATCGCCTCCCTCAACAGCCGCAGCTTCGCCAACTCACTGGCCGGGGTGCAGCACCAGCTGCAAGCCTTCAGCACCTACCGCACGGTGGAGAAGCCCCCCAAGTAAGCATCCCCGAGCCCCCCGTGCAGTGGTggtgagcacccatgggtgccccgggCTGAGCTCTCTCTGGGGCAGGTTTCAGGAGAAGGGCAACCTGGAGGTGCTGCTCTTCACCATCCAGTCGCGGATGCGAGCCAACAACCAGCGGGTCTACACTCCACACGAGGGGCGCCTGGTCTCCGACATCAACCGGGTATGGGGCCCATCCCGGCcgtgtgccgtgccgtgccgtgggaACGCGTGGCTGCTGCGACCTGGGGGCAGGTCTTCCCCCGGTATCCCCAGGCTGTCCCAGGGCAGGTCGGGTCCATCTCCTGGGGCAAGTTGGGTCCGTCCCAGGGTAGTTCAGGTCTAGGGCAGGTTGGGTCTGTCTCCTCGCGCAGTTCAGGTCCATCTCAGGGCAAATTGGGTCTGTTCTAGAGCAAGTCAGGTCCATCTCCTGCGGGCAGTTTGGgcccatctcctggggcaggCTGGGTCCATCCTGGGGCAGTTCAGGTCCATCCTGGGATGGGTCCTAGGGCAGTTCGGGTCCATCTCCCAAGGCAGTTAAATCCATCCTGGGGCAGGTCAGGTCCATCCCAGGGCAGGTTGGGTTCCTGCAGCCACCCTTCCCCACCCTGGGGTACGTTGGCATTCACCAGCAGAACAAGACACgggtgggtggggggacatgggtgCCACCCCCGTCTGGCGCCGCCTTCCCCCAGGCCtgggagcagctggagaaagcGGAGCACGAGCGGGAGCTGGCGCTGCGCACCGAGCTCATCCGGCAGGAGAAGCTGGAGCAGCTGGCGCGGCGGTTTGACCGCAAGGCGGCCATGCGGGAGGCTTGGCTGAGCGAGAACCAGCGCCTGGTGGCCCAGGTGAGACCGGGGACAGCCCACTCCGGGGACTGGGGCGCCCTGCCAGAACCTCACCGTGGGCTTTGTGCCGGGGCAGGACAACTTTGGCCAGGACCTGCCGGCGGTGGAGGCGGCCAAGAAGAAGCACGAGGCCATCGAGACGGACACGGCTGCCTACAAGGAGCGGGTGCAGGCCATCGAGGCGGTGGCAAAGGAGCTGGAGGTGGAGGGCTACCACGACATCCAGCGCATCAATAGGCGCAAGGACAACATCATGCGGCTCTGGgagcagctcctggagctgctggCCGCCCGGCGCCAGCGCCTGGAGATGAACCTCGCCCTGCAGCACCTCTTCCAGGAGATGCTCCACAGCATCGACTGGATGGATGAGGTCAAGGTGAGCCACGGGCACTGGGTGCCACCATGGGTGGGGTGCCTTGGTCCCACTGGGCAGGGCGTTGGTGGCACCTCCCTGGAGAGGCAGATGAGATGCTGGGGTGCTGGCGGCGGCTTTTGGGTGGCGGTGGGTGCCGTCTGCCAGAACCGGTGGTGGGTGACGGCCGGGGCTATCCCCCAGGTGCAGCTGGCATCGCCCGAATTTGGGAAGCACCTTCTGGAGgcggaggagctgctgcagaCCCACCGGCTGCTGGAGGGTGACATGGCCCTGCAGGCAGAGAAGATACAGGCCATCAGCGCTGCCGCCCTCCGCTTCGCCGATGCTGAGGGTAGGTGCGCCGGGACACCCTGGGACCGTGGCACGGCCGGGGGAAACTGGGACACCCCGCTGACGGGCGCCTACCCTGCTCTCCGGCCAGGCTACCGTCCCTGCGACCCCAAAGTCATCCGGGACCGCGTGAGCCACCTGGAGCTGTGCCGGCgggagctgcaggcgctggcggCCCGGAGGAGAGCCTTGCTGGAGCAGTCCCGGTCCCTCTGGACCTGCCTGTGGGAGCTGGACGAGGCGGAGGGCTGGATcaaggagcaggagcagctctaCTCCTCCCTGGACTTCGGGAAGGACCTGCCGGGCGTGCTGTTGCTCCAGCGCCGGCATGCCGCCTTCGAGGCCGAGCTGCGGAGCCGGGGCGGCCGGCTGGagcgggcgctggcggcgggcgaggggctggcggcggcgggccaGGCGGCCGgccggctgcgggagcggggggcggcggtgcgGGCGCTGTGGgcgcagctggaggagctggcggCTTTCCGTCGGCGCGGCTTGCGGGAGGCCGAGGGCTTCTTCCAGTTCCAGGCGGAGGCCGAGGAGCTGGCGGAGGGGCTGCAGGATGCCCGCCGGCGGGCGGCTGCCGAAGAGCTGGGCCAGGACGAATCCCGCACCCGTGCCCTGCTGCGGCAGCAccgggagctgctggaggagataGCGACCGCCCGGGAGCAGCTGGATGGGCTGGCCCAGCGAGCCGAGGGCTTCCCCCCAGAGCTgcgggctggccccgaggcacaGAGCCGGCTGGCAGCGCTGCGGGAGCTGCACGCCGAGGCAGCCGCCCTGGCCGAGCGGCGGGGCCGCCAGCTGCAGGACGCCCTTGACCTCTACACCGTTTTTGGGGAGAGCGACGCCTGCCACCTTTGGATGGGGGCCAAGGAGACCTGGCTGGGGCAGCCGGAGGTCCCCCAGGCGCTGGAGGACCTGGACGTGGCGCAGCACAGGTAGGAGCTCCTGCGGTGGTGGTGCTGCCGTGTCGTGTCCCGAGCTGCTGCCCGTTCTCAGCCTGGCTGTCCCTGCAGGCTGGATGGGCTggagcaggagatggctgccGTGGCTTCCCAGATCGCTGCCGTCAACCAGGCAGCCGACGGCCTGCTGGCGAGTGggcacccccgcagcccccaggtCCGACAGTGCCGGGAGCAGCTCAACGAGAGGTACGGTGGCGGGTGACACCGAGGCGGTCAGACCAGTCCCCACCCCCCGCATCCCTCCGCCGTCACCCGCCTCCGCCCCGCAGGTGGGACCGGTTCAGGGAGCTGGTGTCCGAGCGTCGCCGGGCGGTGGGCTCGGCGCTGCGCCTCCTCAACTACCGTCTGGAGTGCGAGGAGACCCGGCAATGGCTGCGGAGCAAAGCCCGGGCGGTCGAGGCCACCGCCGAGCTGGGCCGGGACTTGGCCGGCGTCCTGGCCACCCAACGCAAGCTCTACGGCATCGAGCGGGAGCTGGCGGTCACCGAGGGCCGCCTGGCCACCCTGCGCTCCCAGGCCGACCGCCTGGCCGAGGaacggcccgaggcggccggagAGGCGGCCGAGCGGCTGTCGGCGGCGACGGCCGCctgggaggagctgcaggaggcccTGGGGGAACGGGCGGCCTCCCTGGGGGAAGCCGGGCAGCTCCGGCGCTTCCTGCAGGACCTGGACGACTTCCAGGCCTGGCTCTTCGGGGCGCAGAAAGCCATGGCGGCCACCGACGAGGTGCCGGCCTCTTTGGCCGAGGCGGAGGAACTGCTGCGGCAGCACGAGGCCGCCCGGCGGGACGCGGAAGGACATGCGGCCGCCTTCGCCGCCTTGATGGAGGCGGGAGAGCGGGTGGTGGGGGAGCAGGCGGACCCCCAGTACgaggggctgcggcagcgccTGCGCGGCGTGGAGAccggctgggcagccctgggcaggatgGCGGAGGCCCAACACCGCTTCCTCGCCCAGTGCTGCGGCTTCCAGGAGTTCCTCCGTGACGCCAAGCAGGCGGAGATCCTCCTCGCCAACCAGGTGGGTGCCCAGGAGGGGTCCTGCGGGGGTCCTCGGCTCATGGGTGCCTCGAAAAGGTGCTGACCCCCCACCGTGCCCCCCCAGGAGTACACGCTGGCCCACCTGGAGCTGCCCGCCACGCTGGAGGGCTCGGCCGCTGCCCTGCGCCGCTTCCAGGACTTCCGCACTGGTGTGGAGAGCAGCGCCGAGAAGGTCCCCGAGGTGGTGGCCAGCGGCACCAAGTTGGTGGCCGAGGGGAACATCTTCGCTGAGAAGATCGCCGAGAAGTGCCAGGCCCTCCAGGAGCGGTGAGTCCGGCGAGGGGCCGGCGGGTGGGCAGCGGGTGGGCAGCAGGGCTGACGCTGCCCGTCTCTGGTCGCCCTGCCAGGCACGGGGCCGTCACGGCCaaggcggaggaggcggcgggttTGCTGCAGGACAACCACGAGCTGCAGACCTTCCTGCAGAGCTGCCGGGAGGTAGGAACGTGGTACGGCCGGTGGCGCTGGAGGGTGCCCACCAGCCGAGCCCTGACACCCCTCACCCACAGCTCAACGCCTGGGTGGAGGAGAAGATGCTGACGGCACAGGACACCTCCTACGGCGAAGCCCGCGGACTCCACAGCAAGTGGCAGAAGCACCAGGCGTTCATGGCCGAGCTGACATCCAACCAGGGCTGGCTGGAGAAGATAGAGACGGTGGGTGCCAGCACCGGTTCCTGGAAGCCTCACTGTCCCCCAGCCGGGTGGGAGGTCCCCGTGCCGGCGTGGAGCTGTGCTGCGGTGGCCACCAACCTCTTTGGTGTTGCCGGCAGGAGGGGAAAGAGCTGGCGAGCCGCAAGCCGCAGTATGGCGAGGTGGTGGCACGACAGCTGGACGAGCTGCGGGGGCAGTGGGACAGGCTGCGCGGCGCCGCCGAGGAGAAGGGCCGGCAGCTCTTGGAGGCCAACCGCTCGACGCTGTACGCCCGGAGCTACGGGGAGCTGGAGAGCTGGCTGGGGCGGATGGAGGAGGAGCTGCGCGCCACCGAGCAGGCCAAGGACCTCACCGCCACCAACCTGCTGCTGAAGAGGCTGACGGTGGGTGGTGGCACTGCCAGCTGAGCGGCTGGGGGGGCAGAAGGGTGTTGGCACTTCATCCTTTCCTTTGGGTAGGGGCGCGCTGCCCCCCATTCGGGGTGGGAGGTCTAAGGTGCTGGGTCATGTCCCCGAATGGGGCTGGCTGGCGCCTTGGGTGTCCCCGGCCTGGCTCTGCCCCCCGGCTCACAGGGCTCTTCCCTGCCAGAGGCTGGAAGAGCAAGTGGGAGCGTGgatgaaggagctggaggagctagGGTGGCAGGGACCCACCCCTGCCGGGGATGTGCCAGACGCCGATGGGCATGAGCAGAGGCTCCGGCGGCGATTCCTTgacctgctggagctgctggagaggaggaggaaggagctggagacCACCAAGGCCATGTACCAACTTGGGCGGGATCTGGAGGATGAGACGGTGAGCATCCTCACCGTGGTGGGGTCTGGTGTGccgggggcacccgtgggtgccgtGCGGCGCTCAGCGAGTGTTCTCGCCCGCAGCTGTGGGCGCAGGAGCGGCTGCCCCTGGCAAGGTCGACGGAGCATGGCACCGACCTCCCGAGCGTGCAGCGCCTGGCCAAGAGGAACGAGGTGAGCCCGGGCACAGCGGCGGCACCCGCCACCCTGGCCGGTCCCTTGGGGCCACCCATCCCATGGGTCAGCCCCGCCGTGACCACCCACCCTGCCGGCAGAcgctgcagaaggagctggcGGGCCATGCCCCCCGCCTGGCCGAGGTGCTGAGCCGGGGCGAAGCGGTGGCGAGCGGCGACGAGCTGAGCCCGGAGCTGGAGGCGCGGGTGCGGGAGCTGCAGGGGCTGTGGGAGACGCTGCAGGCGGAGGTGGCCGCCCGGCACCGGCGCCTGCGGGAGGCCGGCGAGGCCCAGCAGTACTACCTGGACGCCGGCGAGGCCGAGGGCTGGATCAGCGAGCAGGAGCTCTTCATGGGAGCTGAGGAGAAGCCGAAGGTGAGGGGTGGCTCCGTGCGGTGCCCCCGTGTCTTGGGGGGGctctgtgccgtgccgtgctctGCCGTGCTGGGACATCCTGTGTCAACCCAGGCCGTGCCACGCTGTGCTGTTAAACACATGTACCATGCTGTGTCATGCCGTTACATGCTAtcccatgccatgctgtgccactACATGCCTTCCTATGGCATCTCATGCCATGCTATTACATGCCATCACATGCCATGCCATTACGCACCATCCCATGCTATGTCATGCTGTGACATaacatgccatgccatgccatcccATCCATGCCACCCTATGCCATGCCACTGTAGGTCATGCCATGCCATGCCTTGTCATTACATGGCATGCTGTGCCACTACAGGTCATCCTATGCCATGCCGTGCTTGGCCATTGCACTCCATCCCATGCTATGCCATTACGTGCCATCCCGTCCTGTGCCAAGCTGTGCCATTACGCACCACCCCATGCCATGCTATCTGTGCCATGCCACGCCATGCCATACCCCGCCGAGCTCGCCATTGCTCCCCAATGCACCGGGCAGAGGCAGGATGTGCCTGCAGGGTGGGCACCGGTGCTGGACCCCAGTCCCCGTCCCACAGCCGTGCCAGGTGCTGATGGGCACTGGTGTCTGCCGTGCTGCAGGACGAGGAGAGCGGCTTGGTGATGCTGAAGAGACACGTCCGGCAGCAGCGGTCCATCGAGGACTACGGCCAAACCATCAAGGAGCTGGCGGGGAGGGCTcagcagctgctctctgctggcCACCCTGAGGGGTAGGTGCCACCGCCACGTGTCCCCTGTCCCTCAGGGCAGCCCTGTGCCCTCGGCACCGGGGTGGGTGGTTTGGCTGGAGCTCCGGTGGCGTTGGCTGCCCCGGCACCTCGCTCCGGCTGGGTGGCATTGCCCCGGCTGCATCGGGGAGGTGGTGGCAGAGAGACGCGGGGAGCGCAGAGTGGATCCCTCCCCCAGAAAAAACCCCAGTTGGCAACACGGTTGGGTTGGGGGCATCTTTTCCTGGGTGAGAACTGGGGTGTCTGTGTGCCGGGGCTGCGCAGGGAGCAGATCATCCGGCTGCAGGGCCAGGTGGACAAGCACTACGCAGGGCTGAAGGAGGCGGCCGAGGAGCGCCGCCGGCGCCTGGAGAACATGTCCCACCTCTTCCAGCTGAAGCGGGAGGTGGAGGACCTGGAGCAGTGGATCGCCGAGCACGACGTGGTCGCCTCCTCCCAGGAGATGGGGCAGGACCTGGACCACGTCACGGTGAGGGTGCCAGCGCGGACACGGTGGTGCAGGtgtgtggtttgggggggggggggggggggcaaactTGACTCTTCTCTCCCCTGCGCAGCTCCTGCGGGAGAAGTTTCGGGAGTTTGCACGGGAGACGGGCAGCGTGGGGCAGGAACGCATGGACCGGGTGAACCTGACCATCGAGGACCTTATTGACGCCGGGCACACAGAGGCGGCCACCATGGCCGAATGGAAAGACGGGCTGAACGAGAGCTGGGCCGACCTCCTGGAGCTGATCGACACCCGTATGCAGCTCCTCGCCGCCTCCTACGACCTGCACAAGTACTTCTACGACGGCACCGAGCTGCTGGCCCTCATCGCCACCCGGCGCCAGGAGCTGCCCCAGGACCTGGGCGAGGACGCCGGCACGGTGGAGGCTTTCCACCGCATGCACAGCGCCTTCGAGCGCgacctccagctgctggaggcgCAGGTGAGGCTGCAGCCCGGAGCCGGCAGGGATGCTCGGCACTCCCGCCACTGGCACTCAGCATCCCCCGCGCTCTCTGGCTCCGCCGGGCAGGTGCAGCAGTTTCGGGAGACGGCGGCGCGCCTGCAGACTGCCTACGCCGGGGAGAAGGCGGCCAGCATccaggagagggagcaggaggtggcGCGAGCCCTGCGGGCGCTGCTGGAGGCGTGCAGCGGGCGCCGGGCCCGGCTGGTGGACACGGCCGACAAGCATCGCTTCTTCAGCATGGCGCGGGACCTGCTCTCCTGGATGGAGAGCACCGTCCGGCAGATCGAGACGCAGGAGAAACCCAGGTATGGCTGTGCCCGACGAGCGCCCGGTGCTGGTTGCCGGGACCCAGCACCGACGCCACCACCGACGCCGGCACCTCTCTGTCTCCAGGGATGTCTCCTCGGTGGAGCTGCTCATGAAGTACCACCAGGGCATCAGGGCCGAGGTGGACGCCCGGGGCAAGAGCTTCACCGCCTGCATCGAGCTGGGCAAGAAGCTGCTGCAGCGCAAGCACCAGGACTCGCCCGAGGTGAgggcggccggggctggggtGCGGCGAGGATGGTGCCACCGGGGTCACCCTGTGACGATGTCCCCTCGCAGATCAAGGCGAAACTGGTGGAGCTGGTGGAGAAGAGGAAGACCATGATGGAGATGTGGGAGCAGCGCTGGGACCGGCTGCGGCTGCGTGAGTGTGCCAGCGGTGCCAGAGGGGACCGCAGCTCGgctggggggtggcggcggcggggggctgagcactgcctgtccctgcccgcaGTGCTGGAGGTGTGCCAGTTCTCCCGGGACGCCTCGGTGGCCGAGTCGTGGCTCATGGCACAGGAGCCTTACCTGGCCAGCAGCGACTACGGGCAGACGGTGGACGCAGTGGAGAAGCTGCTCAAGCGGCACGAGGCCTTCGAGAAGTCCTCGGCCACCTGGGAGGAGCGTATCGCCGCCCTGAGGAAGCTGACGACGGTGAGGAAGGCTTGGGATGGGGCACGGCCGGTCCTGGCTcgcctctgcctgccctgcctcagtttccccacctcaCGTCCCTGCCAACCCCTAATGCCTTTGCCCCCTTCCCTTGCAGCTGGAGCTCCTGGGCGGGCGGACGCTGCGCGAGGGGCTGGCGCGGGACGGGGCGACACGCACTGAGGCTCCCGACTACCGCCTGGATCTGGACGGGGAGCTGGAGGCCGGGTAAGAGATGCCAGTGCCGTCCCCAGGCGGCCGCGGCAGCATctcgggcaggggcagcccctggccagcTCCTGGGCATCGTTTCCAGCATCCCTCttctcaaagcatgaagggtTTTTTTAGCGATTTGTCCTTTCGGAGCAGTGAATCGATGGAGGTGAAGAGCAGGGATGAAGGATCGAGCCCCGCTGTGCCGGGGGGGAcgggagagcagcagccagtCCCAGGTCCCTGCGGGACTGTGGCTGCGTTTCCCCAGCAAGCTGGCTGGGACGGGGACGCTGAGCGGGCTGCCTCCCTGCCACAggtccgaggaggaggaggagaagaggaggggcGCGAGCACACGGGATGCCTCTCCGCCCGCCGCTGATGGACCAGAGCCGGTCAGTTCTCGAGTTTAGCTTTCTCCTTCCGCGGCAGCAAAAAAGGTCTCCCTGCATGTCCCACAGGCTCCTGGCAGACCCCGTGACCGTGACCCTGGCATGCCGACGGCTCCCGCGCCCCCAGCCCTTGCCTTGTTCCTTGCCTTGTTCCTTGCCTTGAGTTGAATAAATGCTGAATGACCCCAAAAAAGCCGGGCGGGCACATGGGTGCTGCACCTTCCCCTTCACCCTGGCTCCAGGCTCCGAGCACCCCTGCTCCTCGGGACCACGCTCGGGCCAGCTGGCGGAggctggcacccatgggtgcacagGTGTCTCTGGGATaggggcagcagccagagctggagcGTCTGCCCGGGGGTGGGCAGATCCCGGCCACCACCCTCTGCTGTCGCCGAGGCGGCGTGCGTCCCGGGAGAAACCCAGGGGGACACCGCACGGCCCCGGCCACGTGGCACCCGGCTTTCCAAGCACCCAGAGCTGGGAGCggggccagctctgccctggcacgGAGGGGACGTCAGGCAGAGCTGCCCACGGACACACAGCAACGGCGCTCACATCAGCCCCACAGCAAATGGCCCTTGGGGCATCATCATCCCTTGGGCATCGTCACCCCATTGGGGTGTCACCCTGCTGGGCATCGTCACCCTGCAAGACATCGTCACCCCATGGGGCATCGTCACCCTACAAGGCGTCAGCACCCTGTGggacatcatcacccctcgggGCATTGTCACCCTGTGGGGCATCGTCACTCCTCGGGGCATCGCCACCCCTCGGGGCATCGCCACCCTCAGGCCATCGTCACCCCCTGTGCCAGCCACCTTGTGCTCGCTGCCaacccctcctctcctcctgcctgctctgcctgctcggGGGCAGCAACCTCTTCTGTCTGCTTGGGGACATGGGCATCTTCTGGCTCCTTGGGGACAAGATCGCTTTCGCTTGCCTGGGGACAGGATCCCCGAGTACCTACGCAGGGGCAAAATCCTTTCTGCCTGCCGGGGGACACGGGCATCTTCTGGCTCCTTGGGGACAGGGTCCCCTCTGCCTGCTCGGGGATATGGCCACTTTCACCTGCTTGGGGACAGGAGCCCCCTCTGTCTGCCTGGGGACAAGACTACTGCCTGCTCGGGGACAatcctctgcctgcctgctcgGGGACACGGTcacctcctggctgccagggacAGCGTCCCTCCTCCCGTCCCCCTTGGCAGGACACACCGCAGGACCTCCACGTGCTCCCCGTGGTGCCGGCAGACGAGGCCGCGTGGGGCTGGGACTGTCCCCGGGCGCAGGAGGAGGGGACGGGCACCCCAGCATCGCCACACCCCAGCCTTGCACCCACCCTGGCTGAGCCCCTCCTGTGGCACCCAGCTGCTGCCGCTGGACGGGCATCACCGGGCACCACGGCCCCCGACCAGCCCCTGTCTGCCCACTGGCatcccccactgtccccaagcCCCCTGGGTGGGGGACAACGCCGGGTGGCTCCCAGGGCTGCTTGCCTGGCTCGGCTCAACCGCATCACCCCGAATCTGGGGGGGCCCTGGCACCGCGCTGAGCCCGGGGTGCGGCTCCCAGGGCTGGACCGTGTCCCAGCCGCTCGCTGGGGTCCTCCCAGTAGCCACCAACTCCTGCGTACTGGAGCCAGTGGGTCACTGGCACCAAGAGCTTGGGGACCGTGAGCCCTCACTGAGAACAGGGACCCATGTTCGGGGTGCCACCGCGAGAGAAGACGGGACCTCAGGATGTGGTTTTTGGTGGCGGGCGGTGGCACCGCCGTGTAACAGGGCTGTTGCTTTGCGGCAGCTGGCACGGACGATGGGCGGTGAGGAGCCGGTGTTGCCGAGCCCACGGCCGCCGCGGGAGGAGCCGGAGGAGCCAGCCACGCTGCCGGCCCGCACCTGCAGCGTCCAGCTGGAGGGCTACCTCGGCCGCAAGCACGACCTGGAGGCAGCCACCAAACGGGCATCCAACCGGtaggcgcggcggcggcggcagcgccgggcggtGTGGGCACGCGCTGGGCTGACGGGGCGGTGTGGCGGCAGGTCGTGGAGCACGCGGTACTGCGTGCTGCGGGGCGGCCAGCTCGCCTTCTTCAAGGACGCCAAGAGccgggcgctggggctgccctgccacGGCGAGGAGCCCCTGGGGCTGCGGGACGCCCTCTGCGAGGTGGCCGCCGGCTACAAGAAGAAGAAGCACGTCTTCAAACTCAGGTAAGGCCATGGCACGGCACGGggtggcatggcacggcacggggTGGCACACGCCTCACTAGCACCTGCGCTCTGTCCCTAGGCTCAGCAATGGCAGCGAGTGGCTCTTCCATGGCAAGGATGAGGTGAGGGGCAtcccggggggacacggggtggccaATGGTACccagggggacacggggtggctgGCGGTGCCGGGGGGACATGGAAAGGGGCTGGAGATGCCGAGGGGACAAGCAGTGCCCAGAAGGACCCAGGGTGGCTGATGGTGCCTGGGGGACATGGTGGTGGCCAGCAGTGCCCAGGGGGACACAGGGTGGCCAGTGGTAcccagggggacacagggggtggctGGTGGTTCCcaggggacacagcggggaccAGTGGTGCCCAGGGGGACACAGGGTGGACAGTGGGACATGGGGTGGCTAGAGATGCCCAGGGGGATACAGGGCGGACCAGTGGCGCCCAGGGGGACACAGGGTGGCTGGTGATgcccaggggacacaggggtggcCAGAGATGTCCAGGGGGACAGAGGGTGGCTGGTGGTTCCCAGGGGACACTGGCAGTGCccaggggacatggaggggggcagaggtgcccaggggacacaggggggaccaGTAGTgcccagggaggggacacagggtCACCTGTAGTGCCCAGTGGCACACAGGGTGGCTGGCACTGCCTGCGGGGCCATGGGGTGGCCAGGGGTGCCGTGACGACATGGTGGGGGGCTGGCGATGCCTGGGGGGACGGGGGTGGCTGTGGAAGTTGTGGGGCAGTTGGTGTCACCCAAGGGGACACGGGGTGGCCGGGAGGGTGACGGGGGACCAGGGGACCCCCTCCGAGCCCATGGCTGTGCCcgcaggaggagctgcaggccTGGCTGCAGGGGCTGAGCGCAGCAATAACCGAgtgccagggcagctgggggaagGCGCagagcctgcccctgcccctgcccccggccccccccgagccccccctgccccgcaaggACAAGGAGAAACGGTTCAGCTTCTTCCCAAAAAAGAAATAACCCCCCGGCGACCCGTCACGCCGGCGGTGCCCGCGGCCACGTGTGCATAGGGACCCGCGTGCGCGCGT includes:
- the SPTB gene encoding spectrin beta chain, erythrocytic isoform X1, encoding MTSANDYEQLELQQQYSRINVRWDASDDELDNDNSSARLFERSRIKALADEREAVQKKTFTKWVNSHLARVTCRISDLYMDLRDGRVLIKLLEVLSGELLPKPTKGRMRIHCLENVDKALQFLKEQRVHLENMGSHDIVDGNHRLVLGLIWTIILRFQIQDIIVQTQEGRETRSARDALLLWCQMKTAGYPHVNVTNFTSSWKDGLAFNALIHRHRPELVDFQNLTKSNARHNLEHAFSVAERHLGITPLLDPEDVFTENPDEKSIITYVVAFYHYFSKMKVLEVEGRRLGKVIEHAKETERMIEGYGGLASDLLTWIEQTIASLNSRSFANSLAGVQHQLQAFSTYRTVEKPPKFQEKGNLEVLLFTIQSRMRANNQRVYTPHEGRLVSDINRAWEQLEKAEHERELALRTELIRQEKLEQLARRFDRKAAMREAWLSENQRLVAQDNFGQDLPAVEAAKKKHEAIETDTAAYKERVQAIEAVAKELEVEGYHDIQRINRRKDNIMRLWEQLLELLAARRQRLEMNLALQHLFQEMLHSIDWMDEVKVQLASPEFGKHLLEAEELLQTHRLLEGDMALQAEKIQAISAAALRFADAEGYRPCDPKVIRDRVSHLELCRRELQALAARRRALLEQSRSLWTCLWELDEAEGWIKEQEQLYSSLDFGKDLPGVLLLQRRHAAFEAELRSRGGRLERALAAGEGLAAAGQAAGRLRERGAAVRALWAQLEELAAFRRRGLREAEGFFQFQAEAEELAEGLQDARRRAAAEELGQDESRTRALLRQHRELLEEIATAREQLDGLAQRAEGFPPELRAGPEAQSRLAALRELHAEAAALAERRGRQLQDALDLYTVFGESDACHLWMGAKETWLGQPEVPQALEDLDVAQHRLDGLEQEMAAVASQIAAVNQAADGLLASGHPRSPQVRQCREQLNERWDRFRELVSERRRAVGSALRLLNYRLECEETRQWLRSKARAVEATAELGRDLAGVLATQRKLYGIERELAVTEGRLATLRSQADRLAEERPEAAGEAAERLSAATAAWEELQEALGERAASLGEAGQLRRFLQDLDDFQAWLFGAQKAMAATDEVPASLAEAEELLRQHEAARRDAEGHAAAFAALMEAGERVVGEQADPQYEGLRQRLRGVETGWAALGRMAEAQHRFLAQCCGFQEFLRDAKQAEILLANQEYTLAHLELPATLEGSAAALRRFQDFRTGVESSAEKVPEVVASGTKLVAEGNIFAEKIAEKCQALQERHGAVTAKAEEAAGLLQDNHELQTFLQSCRELNAWVEEKMLTAQDTSYGEARGLHSKWQKHQAFMAELTSNQGWLEKIETEGKELASRKPQYGEVVARQLDELRGQWDRLRGAAEEKGRQLLEANRSTLYARSYGELESWLGRMEEELRATEQAKDLTATNLLLKRLTRLEEQVGAWMKELEELGWQGPTPAGDVPDADGHEQRLRRRFLDLLELLERRRKELETTKAMYQLGRDLEDETLWAQERLPLARSTEHGTDLPSVQRLAKRNETLQKELAGHAPRLAEVLSRGEAVASGDELSPELEARVRELQGLWETLQAEVAARHRRLREAGEAQQYYLDAGEAEGWISEQELFMGAEEKPKDEESGLVMLKRHVRQQRSIEDYGQTIKELAGRAQQLLSAGHPEGEQIIRLQGQVDKHYAGLKEAAEERRRRLENMSHLFQLKREVEDLEQWIAEHDVVASSQEMGQDLDHVTLLREKFREFARETGSVGQERMDRVNLTIEDLIDAGHTEAATMAEWKDGLNESWADLLELIDTRMQLLAASYDLHKYFYDGTELLALIATRRQELPQDLGEDAGTVEAFHRMHSAFERDLQLLEAQVQQFRETAARLQTAYAGEKAASIQEREQEVARALRALLEACSGRRARLVDTADKHRFFSMARDLLSWMESTVRQIETQEKPRDVSSVELLMKYHQGIRAEVDARGKSFTACIELGKKLLQRKHQDSPEIKAKLVELVEKRKTMMEMWEQRWDRLRLLLEVCQFSRDASVAESWLMAQEPYLASSDYGQTVDAVEKLLKRHEAFEKSSATWEERIAALRKLTTLELLGGRTLREGLARDGATRTEAPDYRLDLDGELEAGSEEEEEKRRGASTRDASPPAADGPEPLARTMGGEEPVLPSPRPPREEPEEPATLPARTCSVQLEGYLGRKHDLEAATKRASNRSWSTRYCVLRGGQLAFFKDAKSRALGLPCHGEEPLGLRDALCEVAAGYKKKKHVFKLRLSNGSEWLFHGKDEEELQAWLQGLSAAITECQGSWGKAQSLPLPLPPAPPEPPLPRKDKEKRFSFFPKKK